In the Streptomyces fradiae ATCC 10745 = DSM 40063 genome, GGCCGGCGTGCCGGCCCCGGCCCGGCGCGCGCCGGGTCCTTCGTGTTCCGCCCGCACCGTGCACCCTGTGGAGTGGTGACCCGTGAGCAACCGGACCGCCCGCGCCGACGCGGGCCTGACCGCCCAGGACCTCGCCGCCCTCCGGCGCAGCCTCCAGGAGCAGCGCCGCTTCCGCCTGGAGCAGCTGGCCCGGATGACCGGCCGCGCCCCCGCGCCGGAGGCCGCCGTCCCGGACGTCGCCCCCGCCCCCGTACCGGAGGCCCCCGCCCCCGTACCGGAGGCCGCCGTCGACGGCGTCGCCCCCGTCCCCGTGCCGGAGGCCGCCGTCCACGGGGCCCCCGTTCCCGCCGCCGATCCGGGACCGGGGACCGCCGGTCCGGCGCTCACCCGCGAGGCCCCCGGGCCCGTCCCCGCGGGGCGGGCCGCGCACCCCGCCCCGGAGACGGCCGGGCCCGGGGGAGGGGCGCCCTGGGACGGGGCCGCCGCGCGGCGGGAGGTGCAGGCGGAGCTGACCGCTTCCGCGCGCATGGTGCTCCACGACGTGGAGGCCGCCCTGGAGCGCATGGACCGGGGCGGCTACGGCACCTGTGAGCTGTGCCGCCACCCCATCGAGCTGCGGCGGCTGACCATCGTGCCCCAGGCCCGCTACTGCGGCCGCTGCCACCGGGTCCGGGAGGCGCTCCGGTGAGCGGCTGCCGCCCGGCCGCGCGGTCCGGCCCCGCCCCGCGCCCCCGCCCCGCCGCGGCGGGCGCGCGCCGTCCCGGTCCGGGGCTCGCCGTGGAGCTGGGCAGCGCCCGCACCCGCGTGTGGGCGCCCGGCCGGGGCGCCGTCCTGGACGTGCCGACGGTCGCCTTCCCGGCCGGCGGCGGCGTGTCGTACCCGGTGCGGCGCGGCGCCGTCGTCGACCCGGAGGGCGCCGCCCGGATGCTGCACCGGCTGCTCGGCCACCGCATCCCGCCCGGCGCCCGGCCGCTCATCGTGCTCGCCGTACCGGTGCTGGGCGGCGTGGAGCACCGGGCCGCCGCGCTCACCGCCCTGCGGGTGCTGCGGCCCCGCCGCGTCCTGACCGTCCCGGCCGCGCGGGCCGCGGCGCTGGGGGCGGCCGCCGACCTCTCCGGGCCGCTCCTCGTCGTCGACGTGGGCGCCCACCTCACGGAGGTCGCCCTCCTCACCGGCGGCGCCGTCGTCAACGCGTACCGCGCCCTTCTCGGCACCGCGGACCTCGACGCCGGCACCACCCCGGACGACCTGGCCGACGCCGCCGCGGACATGGTCACGGACATGTTCCGCGCCGACCGCACACCG is a window encoding:
- a CDS encoding TraR/DksA family transcriptional regulator, translated to MPEAAVHGAPVPAADPGPGTAGPALTREAPGPVPAGRAAHPAPETAGPGGGAPWDGAAARREVQAELTASARMVLHDVEAALERMDRGGYGTCELCRHPIELRRLTIVPQARYCGRCHRVREALR
- a CDS encoding rod shape-determining protein, whose product is MSGCRPAARSGPAPRPRPAAAGARRPGPGLAVELGSARTRVWAPGRGAVLDVPTVAFPAGGGVSYPVRRGAVVDPEGAARMLHRLLGHRIPPGARPLIVLAVPVLGGVEHRAAALTALRVLRPRRVLTVPAARAAALGAAADLSGPLLVVDVGAHLTEVALLTGGAVVNAYRALLGTADLDAGTTPDDLADAAADMVTDMFRADRTPRSAEALRRGILLTGGGALRPETAAGLGARLRAPVRAAPAPHTAAVRGAATTLVPDARNTPDTPDALHAPDAPDAPDALNAPHVLNASDIPDVPEP